A genomic region of Aeropyrum pernix K1 contains the following coding sequences:
- the aspS gene encoding aspartate--tRNA(Asn) ligase, giving the protein MLKDRFIADIIASKESLVGGRVRVCGWAYRIRDLGRLKFILVRDRSGVIQATVKRGESPEDALRAAEDLKLESVVCVEGELRQAPTREGVEVKVERLEVLSTPVEPLPLEVEGSEKASLPTRLKYRWLDIRNPMVSAIFELEAMVAKVFRDYYWSQGFVEIFTPKIVAAGTESGAEVFPVVYFDKTAFLAQSPQFYKQFAVIAGLERVFEIGPVFRAEPHHTSRHLNEYHSLDIEVGFIESYNDVMNYVEGFMRAIVRMLEEDGRRVLELYGVELPRIPASGIPKIPLRKAYEILEEKYGKKVEYGEDLDSEGERLMGAYAGEELDSDFVFIVEYPWKVRPFYTMRKDDEPSWTYSFDLLYRGLEIVTGGQREHRYHRLLENLRDKGLDAESFQFYLDFFKHGAPPHGGAGMGLERIVMQTLKLENIREARMLPRDTERITP; this is encoded by the coding sequence TTGCTGAAGGACAGGTTTATAGCAGACATAATCGCCTCCAAGGAGAGCCTCGTAGGCGGTAGAGTGAGGGTCTGTGGCTGGGCCTATAGGATCAGGGATTTGGGCAGGCTCAAGTTCATACTCGTTAGGGATAGGAGTGGTGTTATACAGGCGACTGTGAAAAGGGGGGAGAGCCCTGAAGACGCCCTCAGGGCCGCCGAGGACCTGAAGCTAGAGTCGGTTGTATGTGTTGAAGGCGAGCTACGGCAAGCTCCTACAAGGGAGGGTGTTGAGGTTAAGGTGGAGAGGCTGGAGGTCCTGAGCACGCCTGTGGAGCCTCTGCCCCTGGAGGTCGAGGGTTCTGAGAAGGCGTCCCTTCCTACGAGGCTCAAGTACAGGTGGCTTGATATAAGGAACCCCATGGTCTCCGCCATATTTGAGCTTGAGGCGATGGTTGCAAAGGTTTTCAGGGACTACTACTGGAGCCAGGGATTCGTAGAGATATTCACGCCGAAAATAGTAGCTGCGGGTACCGAGAGTGGGGCTGAGGTGTTCCCAGTTGTCTACTTTGACAAGACTGCCTTCCTCGCCCAGAGCCCCCAGTTCTACAAGCAGTTTGCAGTCATAGCGGGGCTTGAGAGGGTCTTCGAGATAGGCCCTGTTTTTAGGGCGGAGCCGCACCACACCTCGAGGCATTTGAACGAGTACCACAGCCTCGATATAGAGGTTGGATTTATAGAGAGCTACAACGACGTGATGAACTATGTCGAGGGCTTCATGAGAGCTATAGTACGGATGCTTGAGGAGGATGGCAGGAGGGTGCTGGAGCTGTATGGTGTAGAGCTGCCTAGGATACCTGCCTCGGGCATACCAAAGATACCATTGAGGAAGGCCTATGAGATACTCGAGGAGAAGTACGGCAAGAAGGTTGAGTATGGCGAGGACCTGGATAGCGAGGGAGAGAGGCTCATGGGCGCGTATGCCGGCGAGGAGCTTGACTCAGACTTCGTCTTCATAGTAGAATACCCGTGGAAGGTGAGGCCCTTCTACACTATGAGGAAGGATGACGAGCCCAGCTGGACATACAGCTTCGACCTGCTATACAGGGGGCTGGAGATAGTGACGGGCGGGCAGAGGGAGCACAGGTACCACAGGCTCCTTGAGAACCTGAGGGACAAGGGGCTAGACGCCGAGAGCTTCCAGTTCTACCTAGACTTCTTCAAGCACGGCGCGCCACCACACGGCGGCGCAGGAATGGGTCTAGAGAGGATAGTGATGCAGACCCTAAAGCTCGAGAACATCAGGGAGGCGAGAATGCTCCCCAGAGACACAGAGAGAATCACGCCCTGA
- a CDS encoding DUF61 family protein: MTQGRVSKKYIETRYRETAKRLAQNIPRETVTLYEASRGRLTITLHSGEAHTLDKEEVERILEAAPPYFWKLARIPIVLRYEKTPSGVARYVVQGDSWQRRLVEIIVRGDYTPQGLHELTVSQFQRIAARYRSIFFVTISP; encoded by the coding sequence ATGACGCAGGGGAGGGTTAGCAAGAAATACATCGAGACCAGGTATAGGGAGACGGCGAAGAGGCTAGCCCAGAACATACCCAGGGAGACTGTGACCCTTTATGAAGCCTCCCGAGGCCGCCTAACCATAACCTTACACTCTGGCGAGGCCCACACGCTAGACAAGGAGGAGGTGGAGAGGATACTGGAAGCAGCGCCCCCATACTTCTGGAAGCTGGCCAGGATACCCATAGTTCTCAGGTATGAAAAGACGCCGTCGGGAGTGGCGAGATACGTAGTGCAGGGTGACAGCTGGCAGAGGAGGCTTGTTGAGATAATTGTGAGGGGCGACTATACCCCCCAGGGTCTCCATGAGCTGACTGTTTCACAGTTCCAGAGGATAGCCGCGAGATACAGGTCAATCTTCTTCGTCACAATATCTCCCTAA
- a CDS encoding fibrillarin-like rRNA/tRNA 2'-O-methyltransferase has protein sequence MVEVVSVREHDRWRGVYVVELEDGSLRIATKNLVPGQRVYGERIFRYNGEEYREWNAYRSKLAAALLKGLIELPVKEGDRILYLGIASGTTASHMSDIIGPRGRIYGVEFAPRVMRDLLTVVRDRRNIFPILGDARFPEKYRHLVEGVDGLYADVAQPEQAAIVVRNARFFLRDGGYMLMAIKARSIDVTTEPSEVYKREIKTLMDGGLEIKDVVHLDPFDRDHAMIYAVMRR, from the coding sequence GTGGTTGAGGTTGTAAGCGTTAGAGAGCATGACAGGTGGAGAGGAGTCTACGTTGTAGAGCTTGAGGATGGCAGCCTCAGGATCGCAACTAAGAACCTAGTCCCGGGCCAGAGGGTCTATGGCGAGAGGATATTCAGGTATAACGGGGAGGAGTATAGGGAGTGGAACGCCTATAGGAGCAAGCTCGCCGCCGCCCTACTCAAGGGCCTAATAGAGCTGCCTGTTAAGGAGGGCGATAGGATCCTCTACCTCGGCATCGCCAGCGGCACCACCGCCAGCCATATGAGCGACATAATAGGGCCCCGCGGCAGGATCTACGGCGTCGAGTTCGCCCCGAGGGTTATGAGAGACCTTCTTACCGTTGTTAGGGATAGAAGAAACATCTTCCCAATACTGGGTGACGCCAGGTTCCCGGAGAAGTATAGGCACCTGGTCGAGGGTGTCGACGGCCTCTACGCCGACGTGGCCCAGCCCGAGCAGGCGGCGATAGTTGTCAGGAACGCGAGGTTCTTCCTCCGGGACGGCGGCTACATGCTCATGGCCATAAAGGCGAGGAGCATAGACGTTACCACAGAGCCTAGCGAGGTCTACAAGAGGGAGATTAAGACCCTTATGGACGGGGGGCTCGAGATAAAGGATGTTGTACACTTAGACCCCTTCGACAGGGACCACGCCATGATATACGCGGTTATGAGGAGGTAG
- a CDS encoding hypothetical protein (functions along with aFIB and aL7a; guides 2'-O-methylation of ribose to specific sites in RNAs), whose protein sequence is MGEGGRVYIADLAIGPVALRDDGSIEEYELFPRSVDEAVTEALRLEEEGFTLAHEKLGKKLVESGVGSLVVESEDTARHFSKLGLSVKVEPGNNVALSARERLVSLGVELGFFGSEDDALSWLYEVEVEYTRRKLRGAAQKRDMLAAQAIRAIDDIDKTVNLFVARLREWYSIHFPELNDLVREHEDYVKIVSAVGHRDNITVERLVDLGFSEEKARRIAEAAKQSIGADLSEIDIQAVQTLARITSELYQLRRRLTEYIEQVMNEVAPNITALVGPLLGARLISLAGGLDKLARMPASTIQVLGAEKALFRALRTGGKPPKHGIIFQYPDIHRSPKWQRGKIARALAAKLAIAAKVDAFTGRFIGDKLREELRRRIAEIKKIYAKPPKRKREEKPPQPRRARPPRRGRPPRRRRGGRR, encoded by the coding sequence TTGGGCGAAGGTGGCAGGGTGTATATTGCTGACCTGGCTATAGGTCCTGTAGCTCTCAGAGATGACGGCAGTATTGAGGAGTACGAGCTTTTCCCGCGAAGTGTGGATGAGGCCGTTACCGAGGCTTTGAGGCTTGAGGAGGAGGGTTTTACACTAGCCCATGAGAAGCTTGGCAAGAAGCTTGTAGAATCCGGTGTTGGCAGTCTTGTTGTCGAGAGCGAGGATACGGCTAGACACTTCTCTAAGCTTGGTTTGAGCGTCAAGGTAGAGCCCGGGAATAACGTTGCTCTGTCTGCGAGGGAGAGACTTGTAAGCTTGGGGGTGGAGCTAGGCTTCTTCGGCAGCGAGGATGACGCTCTCAGCTGGCTCTATGAGGTTGAAGTCGAGTATACTAGGAGGAAGCTCCGTGGAGCGGCACAGAAGAGGGACATGCTCGCGGCCCAGGCGATCAGAGCTATAGACGATATAGACAAGACAGTGAACCTCTTCGTCGCAAGGCTTAGGGAGTGGTACAGCATCCACTTCCCAGAGCTGAACGACCTAGTCAGGGAGCACGAGGATTATGTCAAGATAGTCTCCGCCGTAGGACACAGGGACAACATAACGGTGGAAAGGCTGGTAGACCTAGGCTTCAGCGAGGAGAAGGCCAGGCGCATAGCAGAGGCGGCTAAGCAGAGCATAGGGGCAGATCTATCCGAGATAGACATACAGGCTGTCCAGACCCTGGCGAGGATAACCAGTGAGCTCTACCAGCTCAGGCGCAGGCTTACGGAGTATATTGAGCAGGTTATGAACGAGGTTGCACCAAACATAACCGCCCTCGTGGGCCCGCTCCTCGGCGCCAGGCTGATAAGCCTTGCGGGAGGCCTCGACAAGCTCGCCAGGATGCCTGCGAGCACTATCCAGGTCCTAGGCGCTGAGAAGGCCCTCTTCAGGGCGCTAAGGACAGGCGGCAAGCCGCCGAAGCATGGCATCATATTCCAGTACCCGGATATACATAGGAGCCCCAAGTGGCAGCGGGGCAAGATAGCCAGGGCCTTAGCCGCCAAGCTAGCAATCGCCGCTAAGGTCGACGCCTTCACAGGCAGATTCATCGGGGATAAGCTTAGGGAGGAGCTCAGGAGGAGGATAGCCGAGATCAAGAAGATATACGCCAAGCCGCCGAAGAGGAAGAGGGAGGAAAAGCCGCCCCAGCCCAGGAGGGCAAGACCGCCCAGGAGGGGCCGCCCGCCTAGGAGGAGAAGAGGAGGCAGGAGATAG
- a CDS encoding 30S ribosomal protein S30e has product MGTHGSLTKAGKVRKQTPRLPAKQKKNYPPRLKNRLKYQVRIEKVASARA; this is encoded by the coding sequence ATGGGCACGCACGGTAGCCTAACAAAGGCTGGGAAAGTCAGGAAACAGACACCCCGCCTACCAGCCAAGCAGAAAAAGAACTATCCGCCCAGGCTGAAGAACAGGCTGAAGTATCAGGTTAGGATAGAGAAGGTGGCTTCAGCCAGGGCCTGA
- the gatD gene encoding Glu-tRNA(Gln) amidotransferase subunit GatD — protein MAETSSNYYGYKGVVAKLLSKAGAKPGDVVEVRRGDGSVFRGVLMPKHETSHPDTVVIKLGNGYNIGVLVGEGDDIVVKGSLRPGTPGALVPLLEEPLQPAEERVYIIGAGGTIASRVDYETGAVKPYLDASELATTIPELQRYASIEAEQLFSILSEDMKPSMWEAIVDRAARVLEAGYDGVVVAHGTDTMAFTASALSFAFHKGLPSPVILTGSQRSSDRPSSDAAFNLTASVLAASRAPFAEVAVVMHGETGDTYALAHRGVRVKKMHSSRRDAFQSVNDKPLARIYPFEGRVEMLRDDYRRRGESGLEVDNGFEERVALVKHFPGLISEVIDALLDRGFKGIVVEGTGFGHVSSDAIKSIERARDQGVPIVITTQTVFGRVNLNVYSTGRKMLAAGAIPAGDMTSEAAYAKLSWILARTRELEVVRKMFQRNLAGEVSERHILRLYRHIGGV, from the coding sequence CTGGCTGAAACCTCGTCTAACTACTATGGATACAAGGGTGTTGTAGCCAAGCTCCTCAGTAAAGCCGGTGCTAAACCTGGCGATGTAGTGGAGGTTAGGAGGGGGGACGGCTCTGTTTTTAGGGGAGTCCTCATGCCCAAACATGAAACATCCCATCCCGATACTGTTGTCATCAAACTTGGGAACGGGTATAACATAGGTGTTCTCGTTGGTGAGGGCGACGATATTGTCGTTAAGGGTAGTCTGAGGCCGGGTACACCAGGGGCGCTAGTCCCCCTTCTGGAGGAGCCTCTACAACCCGCGGAGGAGAGGGTTTATATAATTGGCGCGGGCGGGACTATAGCTAGCCGTGTCGACTATGAGACTGGCGCTGTCAAGCCTTATCTAGATGCTTCTGAGCTCGCAACCACAATTCCGGAGCTCCAGAGATACGCCTCTATCGAGGCTGAGCAGCTCTTCTCTATACTGAGCGAGGATATGAAGCCGAGTATGTGGGAGGCTATAGTCGATAGGGCTGCAAGGGTCCTTGAGGCAGGTTATGATGGCGTGGTTGTAGCACACGGCACCGATACAATGGCTTTCACAGCCTCTGCACTCTCCTTCGCCTTCCACAAGGGGCTGCCGAGCCCGGTTATACTCACGGGTAGCCAGAGGAGTAGCGACAGGCCTAGCAGCGATGCCGCCTTCAACCTCACAGCCTCTGTGCTCGCGGCTTCACGGGCCCCCTTCGCCGAGGTGGCGGTTGTGATGCACGGCGAAACGGGTGACACATATGCGCTGGCCCACAGGGGTGTTAGAGTTAAAAAGATGCACTCCAGCAGAAGGGACGCGTTCCAGAGCGTCAACGACAAGCCCTTGGCCAGGATCTACCCCTTCGAAGGCAGGGTCGAGATGCTGCGGGACGACTATAGAAGGAGGGGCGAGTCGGGCCTCGAGGTCGACAACGGGTTTGAGGAGCGGGTAGCGCTGGTAAAACATTTCCCAGGGTTAATCAGCGAGGTTATAGATGCGCTGCTCGACAGGGGGTTCAAGGGCATAGTCGTTGAGGGCACCGGGTTCGGCCATGTAAGTAGCGACGCTATAAAGTCGATCGAGAGAGCTAGAGACCAGGGAGTCCCAATAGTCATCACGACGCAGACCGTATTCGGCCGTGTAAACTTAAACGTGTACAGCACTGGGAGGAAGATGCTAGCCGCGGGCGCCATACCCGCGGGCGACATGACCAGCGAGGCTGCCTATGCGAAGCTCTCCTGGATATTGGCTAGAACCCGGGAGCTGGAGGTGGTTAGGAAGATGTTCCAAAGAAATCTCGCTGGAGAGGTTAGCGAGAGGCACATACTGAGGCTATACCGCCATATAGGAGGTGTCTAA
- the gatE gene encoding Glu-tRNA(Gln) amidotransferase subunit GatE, giving the protein MSRIDYRSIGLKVGLEIHQQLDTREKLFCSCPAELGEEEHDEFVRQLRPTRSELGDVDPAALFEWRKGRLYIYQAPLNHSCLVEADEEPPHPINREAVAVAVAVAKALGSAIVDEVHVMRKTVIDGSNTSGFQRTAIVALGGSIRVGSKEVPIETIVIEEDAARKVGEKGRYVVYRLDRLGIPLIEIATAPVIESPGEAREVALAIGTMLRLTGKVKRGLGTIRQDLNVSIRGGAKTEIKGVQRLELIPRVIEYEVLRQLSLLRIRDMLRERGVSREELENVEPVDVSSLLAGSKSRVIKKVLSSGGKVIAVKLPRMKGIIGMEIMPGRRFGTELADYARFWGGVGGIIHSDELPGYGITGDEVEKIYEAVGGDPGVDAFALVADKPSNALRAARAVLERVAAALEGVPEETRAALEDGTTRYLRPRPGSARMYPETDIPPLRIDENILSMAEPLVPEPPEVVAMRLKKEYGLSDQLAWEVIRDERYRLIVSLLEKYRGTLEPSYVAGFFVVVLRGLEGEGVEVWKVDDAILEKILDMVAQGEIAREAAAELVKYLANNPGSTVEEAVEKLGLRRLSREEVERIVDEIVGGLREEILKRGEKAVGLVMGRAMAKLRGRADGRLVSEIVSRKIREILDSDGKG; this is encoded by the coding sequence GTGTCTCGCATAGACTACAGGTCTATCGGCCTCAAGGTTGGCCTTGAGATACACCAGCAGCTAGACACTAGGGAGAAGCTTTTCTGCAGCTGCCCCGCCGAGCTTGGAGAGGAGGAGCATGACGAGTTCGTGAGGCAGCTTAGGCCCACGAGGAGCGAGCTGGGCGACGTCGACCCCGCAGCCCTCTTCGAGTGGAGGAAAGGGAGGCTCTACATATACCAAGCCCCCCTTAACCACTCCTGCCTTGTAGAGGCCGACGAGGAGCCGCCCCACCCTATAAACAGGGAGGCTGTAGCGGTGGCTGTGGCAGTTGCCAAGGCACTGGGATCAGCAATAGTCGACGAGGTTCACGTGATGAGGAAGACTGTGATAGATGGGAGCAACACGAGCGGCTTCCAGAGGACGGCTATAGTGGCGCTCGGCGGCTCCATCAGGGTGGGCAGTAAGGAGGTGCCCATAGAGACTATAGTTATTGAGGAGGACGCGGCGAGGAAGGTGGGGGAGAAGGGTAGATACGTTGTATACAGGCTTGACAGGCTTGGCATACCGCTGATAGAGATAGCGACGGCGCCAGTTATAGAGAGCCCCGGGGAGGCGAGGGAAGTGGCTCTGGCTATAGGAACCATGCTCAGGCTGACAGGGAAGGTTAAGAGGGGGTTGGGGACGATACGCCAGGACCTCAACGTCAGTATACGGGGAGGGGCTAAGACAGAGATTAAGGGTGTGCAGAGGCTAGAGCTTATACCTAGAGTCATAGAGTACGAGGTCCTGAGGCAGCTGAGCCTGCTTAGGATAAGGGATATGCTGAGGGAGAGGGGGGTCTCTAGGGAAGAGCTGGAGAATGTAGAGCCTGTGGACGTGTCCAGCCTGCTGGCCGGTTCTAAGAGCAGGGTTATAAAGAAAGTCCTGTCTAGCGGGGGCAAGGTGATAGCCGTGAAACTACCTAGGATGAAGGGTATAATCGGCATGGAGATCATGCCGGGCAGGCGGTTTGGGACGGAGCTTGCCGACTACGCCAGATTCTGGGGGGGCGTTGGCGGCATCATACATAGTGACGAGCTCCCGGGGTATGGTATAACCGGGGATGAGGTAGAGAAGATATATGAAGCGGTTGGAGGGGATCCAGGGGTTGACGCGTTCGCTCTTGTTGCTGACAAGCCTTCGAACGCTTTGAGAGCCGCTAGAGCTGTTCTGGAGAGGGTTGCAGCCGCTCTCGAGGGTGTGCCGGAGGAGACGAGGGCGGCGTTGGAGGATGGCACGACGAGGTATCTGAGGCCGAGGCCAGGTAGTGCCAGGATGTATCCCGAGACCGATATACCCCCGCTTAGGATAGACGAGAATATACTATCCATGGCCGAGCCTCTGGTGCCGGAGCCTCCAGAGGTTGTTGCGATGAGGCTAAAGAAGGAGTACGGCCTCTCAGACCAGCTCGCATGGGAGGTGATAAGGGATGAGAGATACAGGCTTATAGTGAGCCTCCTGGAGAAATACCGTGGAACGCTGGAGCCAAGCTACGTAGCTGGCTTCTTCGTTGTAGTGCTACGGGGTCTGGAAGGCGAGGGTGTGGAGGTGTGGAAGGTTGATGACGCGATCCTCGAAAAGATCCTCGATATGGTGGCCCAGGGGGAGATAGCCAGGGAGGCTGCAGCAGAGCTTGTCAAGTACCTAGCTAACAACCCCGGCTCCACTGTGGAAGAGGCTGTTGAGAAGCTGGGGCTAAGGAGGCTTTCAAGAGAGGAGGTCGAGCGCATCGTAGACGAGATAGTTGGAGGGCTGAGAGAAGAGATACTGAAGAGAGGCGAAAAGGCTGTGGGGCTTGTGATGGGAAGGGCCATGGCTAAGCTGAGGGGGCGGGCTGACGGGAGGCTGGTCTCCGAGATAGTCTCTAGAAAGATAAGGGAGATTCTAGACTCGGATGGAAAGGGCTAG
- a CDS encoding type II secretion system F family protein has protein sequence MAIYSLPLALALLPVVYALSGVNSILAGKDPTKADILRISGLAGLYLIVVSIPPAVSHFNVTRANKGIGLAMSNFLRDIAETRKTGLSPEQSIISLSARDYGPLTKVVRRIATSLQLGMSLEDSVRRSVRRIKDWASLSALRFLVDSISVGGGSPEVLDALARYTYGLVSIQDEFRKRTRIYIIMPYLGAIIVAASTLVMLGYTIKTLQVVNPGGETSVVAVPENIGVVGLILAIGVMLNSWMMGLMAGKIREGTIGAGFIHSIILIVITLAIVTLGVFLLPIS, from the coding sequence TTGGCTATCTATAGCCTTCCCCTAGCACTGGCATTACTTCCCGTTGTTTACGCCCTCTCAGGCGTTAACAGTATCCTGGCTGGTAAAGATCCTACGAAGGCGGACATACTCAGAATATCGGGGCTCGCCGGGCTCTACCTAATAGTAGTTAGCATCCCCCCGGCTGTATCTCACTTCAACGTAACTAGAGCCAACAAGGGTATAGGATTGGCCATGTCAAACTTCCTCAGAGACATTGCAGAGACTAGGAAGACCGGGCTCAGCCCCGAGCAGAGTATAATAAGCCTCTCCGCCAGAGACTACGGGCCTCTTACCAAGGTGGTCAGGCGTATAGCCACAAGCCTCCAGCTAGGCATGTCCCTCGAAGACTCTGTCAGGCGTTCGGTCCGGAGAATTAAGGACTGGGCTTCACTCTCAGCCCTAAGATTCCTGGTGGACTCTATAAGCGTGGGTGGTGGGAGCCCCGAGGTGCTTGACGCCCTGGCGAGGTACACATACGGTCTAGTCAGTATTCAGGACGAATTCAGGAAGAGGACTAGGATCTATATAATAATGCCATATCTCGGTGCAATAATCGTGGCCGCATCTACACTTGTCATGCTGGGCTACACCATAAAGACCCTGCAGGTCGTCAACCCCGGGGGTGAGACATCTGTTGTCGCCGTGCCGGAGAACATAGGTGTGGTCGGCCTTATACTCGCTATAGGCGTGATGCTGAACTCCTGGATGATGGGGCTTATGGCCGGTAAGATAAGAGAAGGTACTATAGGAGCGGGCTTCATACACAGCATAATATTAATTGTAATAACTCTAGCCATAGTAACGTTGGGAGTGTTCCTACTGCCTATAAGCTAG
- a CDS encoding type II secretion system F family protein, whose translation MSILDRIPLARRLRRRKREGEAVYRAEVRVTFSDIVDYIAYNYFSWLAVRLVKTFELERNLKIAGIQVYPVMYMSRLLLLSTAVFLLGVYFSFWTLLSGFSIIVKAIVVLIALSAPFMVFAAGLMYPSLKTGSRKEGIETELPFFAAYLSIMGRGGVPVSLVIDRVASLKIFKALREEAEMIRTKIRLLGKNPLDALEEHVLDSPSSVFRDFILGYTTAVKVGSDVIHYLEIRTQDLFERRLNDIRLLAERMTLYLEIYLVVAVIATIVFYIFFTISSVFHGNLGGVASAQYASTTQLILYSFLVLPTINVIMLLLVDRARPKEPIQIKDTW comes from the coding sequence TTGTCGATACTGGATCGCATACCACTAGCCCGCAGGTTGAGGAGGAGGAAAAGAGAAGGGGAGGCAGTGTATAGGGCCGAAGTCAGGGTTACCTTCTCGGACATAGTAGACTATATAGCTTACAACTACTTCTCGTGGCTGGCTGTAAGGCTTGTAAAAACGTTCGAACTCGAGAGGAACCTAAAGATAGCTGGTATCCAGGTTTACCCCGTCATGTATATGTCTCGCCTGCTCCTATTATCCACAGCAGTGTTCCTCCTCGGCGTCTACTTCTCCTTCTGGACCCTACTCAGCGGTTTCTCCATAATTGTTAAAGCGATAGTAGTCTTGATAGCTCTCTCTGCTCCCTTCATGGTTTTTGCAGCGGGTCTTATGTATCCCTCGCTCAAAACCGGCTCAAGAAAGGAGGGTATAGAAACGGAGCTGCCGTTTTTCGCTGCCTATCTCTCGATAATGGGGAGGGGCGGGGTTCCAGTTAGCCTGGTTATAGACAGGGTTGCTAGCCTGAAAATATTTAAGGCGTTGAGAGAAGAGGCGGAAATGATAAGGACTAAAATAAGGCTTCTCGGCAAGAATCCCCTGGACGCTTTGGAAGAGCATGTCCTAGATAGCCCAAGCAGCGTGTTCAGAGACTTCATACTAGGCTACACCACTGCAGTGAAGGTAGGGTCGGACGTGATCCACTATCTTGAGATAAGGACGCAGGATCTTTTCGAGAGGCGTCTAAACGATATAAGGCTCCTAGCTGAGAGGATGACACTATACCTAGAGATATATCTCGTTGTAGCTGTCATAGCAACCATAGTGTTCTACATATTCTTCACAATAAGCAGTGTGTTCCATGGTAACCTAGGTGGAGTGGCATCGGCACAGTATGCCAGCACAACGCAGCTCATACTCTACAGCTTCCTGGTGCTTCCGACTATAAACGTAATCATGCTCTTGCTAGTAGACAGAGCCAGGCCCAAGGAGCCTATCCAGATTAAGGACACCTGGTAG